A window of Veillonellales bacterium genomic DNA:
ATAAAGCTCTATTAACTGGAGGATTAGCGCATTTTATGCATGATGGAGTTACCGACATGCTGTATGTCTTTTTTCCAATATGGCAAGCCCAGTTTTCGCTGACATTCACTGAGATCGGTTTTTTGAAAACCCTTTTTTCAGGCACTATGGCCGGTTTTCAAGTACCGTCAAGTTATCTGGCTTGCCGAATAGGAGGAGTTCGGTTGCTGGTACTGGGGACAGTACTTACAAGCGTTTCCTTATTCCTGTATGGGTGGGCACCAACGCTAGTAGTTTTAGGCTGTTTACTTATTGCAGGAGGATTAGGCTCAAGTGTACAGCATCCATTATCTTCGTCGCTAATTTCTAACGCTTATCCTGATAATGATGCGCGAAGAGTTGCGCTGAGTACGTTTAATGTGGCAGGTGATATCGGTAAGCTGCTTTTGCCGGCTGGAGCTTCCTTAATAATAAGTCGGTATAGTTGGCAGGCTGCAAGTCAGGTTATGGGGATAGTGGGTATAGGAATAGCAATTCTTCTTTTTATAAACAGTAAAAATATAATCTATCAGAATGCCCGGCCAGAAAGTGCAAAACGAGCAAGTAAATCAATGGTATGGAAAGCAAGCAAAGGCTTTTGGGCTTTGTTAATAATAGGAATGATTGACAGCAGTACGAGAATGGGATTCTTAACTTTTTTCCCTTTTGTGCTGCAAGATAACGGGGCGGTGGTGACGACAATCGGGTTAGCGCTGTCTCTCATATTTGCTGGGGGCGCTATGGGCAAATTTGTCTGTGGTCTGCTAGCTACAAAAGTTGGAGTACTCCGGTCGGTCATCATTACGGAGATACTCACATCGCTTTGCATTTTGGGTATGCTCAGTTTTTCATTACATGTTGAAATAATGCTGTCTTTGCTTCTCGGGGTGGCCTTAAATGGTACTTCTTCCGTACTTTATGGCAGCGTTCCGGAATTGGTACCGGAAGGAAATAGACAGCAAGCTTTTGCGATATTTTATACAGCAACGATTGCTTCGGGAGCATTCTCGCCCTGGTTGTACGGAGCTGCAAGTGATATTATCGGAATAAAAGCATCTGTAGTATTGATAGCGCTAGTGGTATTGTTTGTTATTCCGCTAACCATACCAATCAAGAGAAACCTTGTTTGGTGATCCCTTTTGACAAAACGGATGGCTAATACCTTTATTAGCGCTTTGACAGGAGTATTTTTTATATAGCCATAAAGTTGACACTTCAACTTTATGGCTATATAATTTAGTTGAAATATCAATCAATTAAAATTGCTATGGAGGGGTTAAGATTATTAAATTGGAAAATGAAGTACTTCGAGAAGTAGGGTCGTTGGCTCGTTGTATTCAGTCTATAAGTGATATTAAATATCGCCAAATTAATTTAAAAAGAGGTCAATTTGTTTTTTTAACTCGTATTTGCGAAAATCCGGGTATCAGCTTAATTGAACTTTCCAATATTCTCAGGGTAGATAAGGCAACATCAACTAAGGTAGTACAAAAGCTGATGAAAGAAAATTATGTTTTAAAAGAACGTAATGATGAAGATAAAAGGGGATGGCATTTGTTTCCTTGTGGCAAAGCACAAGAGATTTACCAATATATTATTCAAGAAGAGAATCGGAATATTGAAATATGTTTTACGGGATTAAGTATAGAAGAAAGAGATACAGTTTATCGATTACTTAAGCGGATGAGTGAAAATATTGAACATGATTGGAAGGAACTCAAACATTATAAGGGCGAGTCAAAATAGGACAGGAGGAAATAAAATGGGAGAAGTTCTAATTACAAAATATACTGACAAATACAGGGAAGATGTTATTGATTTAATTCTCAGTATTCAGCAAAAAGAATTTAATATTCCTATAACAAAAGAAGATCAGCCTGACTTAAGCAATATAGCCAATTTTTATCAATCAGGGGATGGGAATTTTTGGATAGCTCTTAATAACGGTCAGGTCGTTGGGACGATTGCATTAATCAATCTAGGAAACCATCAAGGGGCATTGAGAAAAATGTTTGTCAAGGCTGCTTTTAGAGGAAGTAGATATAATGTGGCAAAATCATTATTGCACCAGTTAATGATATGGTCTAGCGAGCATGATCTTTATGAAATTTATTTAGGAACTACAGAAAAGTTCCTAGCGGCGCATCGTTTCTATGGAAAGAATGGTTTTGTACAAGTAAATAAAGTGCTATTGCCAGAGACTTTTCCTATTATGCAAGTTGATACAAGTTTTTATAAACTTAAAATTGAATAAGGTTAATAATCTTCGGCTTTATTTGAGCGGGGCTATACAACTTAGAATGTCTATCCAGCTATTATTACTTGCAAACGACAGTGCGTCGTAATATGGCTGGAACCGCATGTACTGAGTGAAATGATTAGGCAAGTAGATGCTGGGGCCCATTTTTCGATTTTGGATGAATTCGTTTAAGACCGGATAAAAAACAAATTCTGACAATACGTTTTCAATGCTTTTACAGCAGGTATCGGCTTTGACGAGATTGGCATCAGCTTGTTTTATTAAGTCTTGCAAGCTGATGAGTGCAGACGGTTTTGTCGATAAGCCGGGTAATTTTTTAAGTAATTTATTATCAAGTATTAGTATAGCCAGGTTATTGATTAATGCTTTCAGCACTATAAAAATTTTTGGAGCCAGCGAAATGGCGAAAAGGGCAGTATCCAAAGGAAATTTTAGATTAATGGATTGAACTATATTTTTGACAGATGTCTTCACACTATATTTACTTGCTTCATTGCTGATAAGTAAATTGATGAGAGCATGCCAAGGCAACCCTTGCATGGGGGGATTTTCCTGTGGTACTATCAAATATTTTACGCAATGTCCGGCTAAAGCCAATTCATACCAAATTTCCACTAAATTCATATAGCAAGTATCAAATACCATAATGTCAATGCTTTTTTGTGTTTGTGTGTAAAAAGAGGATAGTGCCTGGACAAATTCCCGGATACTTATTAGATCTATTATTTCGCGGCCGCAATCCATCATTATCCCGGCAAATCCTGCGCTATGCCCGCACATGACCAGCATAAGGCGATTGGCGGTAAATTGCGAATATCCCCATAGTAAAAATTCAATAAAGGATGTTGCTTTTCCCATATTGGCGCAGCCCAGGGAATCACTTAGAGCGAGCCAGCCGTTTTTGCTGATATAACGCCGCGAATCTCGCTGCGCGGCGTTATTTTCCTGCACTTTTCTGCCGAACTGAGCCGCAACATTTATATTCGGAGGAATTCTGATGTTTTGCAGAACTTTGAATTGTTCTGCCAAGGTTTCTTCCAGGTCATTATTTCCTGCAATATACAGCAGCACAGTCCACTGATCAATCGTTGCCATAGTATTTATTATACCTCCGGACAGTATGGTCAACTTCGCTTTTACCGTTGAAAAGCACGGTAGTTTATTTGCTTATAAGGATTAGTTATGTAAAAGCGGGGCTTGATATATTTCTATTCAACATGGCCGGCATAAGTGCCCCCAAAAATCGCAGCAGCAAGAATTGAGGTCTCAGGCCAATTTACGAGCATATAATGTAAAAGTGAAAATTTGCGATAAAGGGCGGATTACTGGATGGAGT
This region includes:
- a CDS encoding MFS transporter, with amino-acid sequence MVKILGGTEKIYNKALLTGGLAHFMHDGVTDMLYVFFPIWQAQFSLTFTEIGFLKTLFSGTMAGFQVPSSYLACRIGGVRLLVLGTVLTSVSLFLYGWAPTLVVLGCLLIAGGLGSSVQHPLSSSLISNAYPDNDARRVALSTFNVAGDIGKLLLPAGASLIISRYSWQAASQVMGIVGIGIAILLFINSKNIIYQNARPESAKRASKSMVWKASKGFWALLIIGMIDSSTRMGFLTFFPFVLQDNGAVVTTIGLALSLIFAGGAMGKFVCGLLATKVGVLRSVIITEILTSLCILGMLSFSLHVEIMLSLLLGVALNGTSSVLYGSVPELVPEGNRQQAFAIFYTATIASGAFSPWLYGAASDIIGIKASVVLIALVVLFVIPLTIPIKRNLVW
- a CDS encoding GNAT family N-acetyltransferase; amino-acid sequence: MGEVLITKYTDKYREDVIDLILSIQQKEFNIPITKEDQPDLSNIANFYQSGDGNFWIALNNGQVVGTIALINLGNHQGALRKMFVKAAFRGSRYNVAKSLLHQLMIWSSEHDLYEIYLGTTEKFLAAHRFYGKNGFVQVNKVLLPETFPIMQVDTSFYKLKIE
- a CDS encoding MarR family transcriptional regulator, producing MENEVLREVGSLARCIQSISDIKYRQINLKRGQFVFLTRICENPGISLIELSNILRVDKATSTKVVQKLMKENYVLKERNDEDKRGWHLFPCGKAQEIYQYIIQEENRNIEICFTGLSIEERDTVYRLLKRMSENIEHDWKELKHYKGESK
- a CDS encoding clostripain-related cysteine peptidase, with the translated sequence MATIDQWTVLLYIAGNNDLEETLAEQFKVLQNIRIPPNINVAAQFGRKVQENNAAQRDSRRYISKNGWLALSDSLGCANMGKATSFIEFLLWGYSQFTANRLMLVMCGHSAGFAGIMMDCGREIIDLISIREFVQALSSFYTQTQKSIDIMVFDTCYMNLVEIWYELALAGHCVKYLIVPQENPPMQGLPWHALINLLISNEASKYSVKTSVKNIVQSINLKFPLDTALFAISLAPKIFIVLKALINNLAILILDNKLLKKLPGLSTKPSALISLQDLIKQADANLVKADTCCKSIENVLSEFVFYPVLNEFIQNRKMGPSIYLPNHFTQYMRFQPYYDALSFASNNSWIDILSCIAPLK